In Cryptococcus deuterogattii R265 chromosome 4, complete sequence, a genomic segment contains:
- a CDS encoding alpha,alpha-trehalase, which yields MPLERAASDPHAFVSVRANDDPSVHFRPRPKSKPFPTSPETYQLSSSLQLRSPKQLLLEWTDDLPAINKLFIRVAHMSSQPLEKAKLPIPKNLLFIENEVPPSTTPSQATTPTDQELDPFAHAGDKAELLSQALRESQVPKKPMSPPNGAPRLGKIGQLETRLPDINAEPSEYYGGAQVSSRARTFSNVGVEGEFKRRSMQIGGEKISRNRRLSHDESTPSAPRRYLIDVEETMRLVLEQEDTDNNFQISIYDSGPKLLSLGTASSNAHKTFDIRGTYMLSNLLQELALARDYGRKRIVLDEARLAENPVDRLSRMIKNSFWNSLTRRVDAEGLEIACADPKNRSQHVRARIYIPYGEDEMAEHYRQIAREKPNLKLEVDILPKECDNPAFVKTLNDKPGILALAMDKKVDANGKTHLEALPFVVPGARFNEKYGWDSYFMALGLLVDGRIDLAKSIVEHCIFEIKYYNKVLNGNRSYYLCRSQPPFLTDFALQIYNQLDRSKPDENKAWLKRTIQAAIKEYHRYWMQEPSLDLVTGLSRYRPSGLGIPPETEASHFTHILHPYALKIGISVNEYIDGYNDGTIKEPELDEYFLHDRGVRESGHDTSYRLDRKCADLATVDLNSLLYKYEFDIASAIQVAFDDELTLDEEFELSPWPITAEAFKAGAPRQLSTKTPQTSRHWFERAAQRKATMDELCWNDGQGMYFDYDTKLRKQTRYESVTTLWPLWAGSASEEQALKLVRNALPKFEVAGGLVSGTEESRGVISLDRPNRQWDYPYGWPPHQIMAWVGLERYGFVDDASRLAYRWIYMMTLSFMDFNGIVPEKFDVVELSHMVDAEYGNQGTDFRYVPREGFGWMNAAYQIGLQCLSTGMRRAVAACVPPWVFFNLPAPDFTSARRRRAEREARDAEAAASGHGGAPKNEVHNDPPSLEQAIASLKLELTAPYSKSVKK from the exons ATGCCCCTAGAGCGCGCAGCTTCTGATCCTCATGCCTTTGTTTCGGTTCGAGCTAACGATGATCCGTCTGTCCACTTTCGCCCACGCCCAAAGAGCAAGCCATTCCCAACGAGCCCGGAAACATACCaattatcttcttcactccaACTTCGTTCTCCCAAGCAGCTTCTACTAGAGTGGACTGACGACCTTCCCGCTATCAATAAACTTTTTATCCGAGTAGCCCACATGTCTTCCCAGCCCCTtgagaaggccaag CTGCCGATCCCAAAgaatcttcttttcatcgAAAATGAAGTTCCACCGTCCACCACCCCTTCCCAAGCGACTACTCCCACAGACCAAGAACTCGACCCTTTTGCCCATGCCGGCGATAAGGCAGAACTTCTCTCCCAAGCCCTTCGCGAGAGTCAAGTCCCTAAAAAGCCAATGAGCCCACCCAATGGTGCTCCAAGGCTGGGCAAAATTGGACAGCTCGAGACAAGATTGCCAGATATCAATGCGGAACCTAGCGAGTATTATGGCGGAGCACAGGTCTCCAGTAGGGCGCGAACATTCAGCAAT GTCGGCGTCGAGGGTGAATTTAAGCGTCGGTCTATGCAAATCGGCGGTGAGAAGATCTCTAGGAATCGCCGACTTTCACATG acgagagtACCCCATCTGCTCCCAGGCGCTATTTAATTGACGTCGAGGAAACAATGAGACTTGTGTTGGAGCAAGAAGACACGGATAACAA TTTCCAAATTTCTATCTATGATTCGGGTCCCAAACTTCTCTCATTGGGTACGGCTAGTTCGAATGCCCATAAAACGTTTGATATCCGA GGTACATATATGTTATCGAACCTTCTTCAGGAACTCGCGCTCGCCCGAGACTATGGGCGCAAGCGCATTGTCTTGGACGAAGCCCGTCTTGCCGAGAATCCTGTAGACCGTCTCTCTAGAATGATCAAAAACTCATTCTGGAACAGCCTCACACGACGCGTCGACGCAGAGGGACTTGAGATTGCTTGCGCGGATCCCAAGAATCGAAGCCAACACGTGCGAGCTAGGATTTATATCCCatatggagaggatgaaatggCCGAGCATTACCGTCAAAT AGCGAGAGAGAAACCCAACTTGAAACTAGAGGTCGATATCCTTCCCAAAGAATGTGACAACCCAGCTTTTGTCAAGACTCTCAACGATAAACCAGGcattcttgctcttgcaaTGGATAAAAAAGTTGACGCAAACGGCAAAACTCACCTAGAGGCTCTGCCATTTGTCGTTCCCGGTGCAAGGTTCAATGAAAAGTATGGTTGGGACAGC TACTTTATGGCCCTCGGTCTCTTGGTAGATGGTCGGATCGACTTGGCTAAGAGTATTGTCGAGCACTGTATTTTCGAAATCAAATATTACAACAAGGTTCTCAATGGCAACCGATCCTACTATCTCTGTCGATCTCAGCCCCCTTTCCTTACAGACTTTGCCCTTCAAATCTACAACCAGCTTGATCGCAGCAAGCCAGACGAAAACAAGGCATGGCTCAAGCGCACCATTCAAGCGGCTATCAAAGAGTATCACCGGTACTGGATGCAAGAGCCCTCCCTCGATCTTGTCACTGGCTTATCTCGCTACCGCCCTTCTGGCCTAGGTATTCCCCCTGAGACTGAAGCCAGTCATTTCACCcacatccttcatccatatGCCCTGAAGATTGGGATCTCTGTGAATGAGTACATTGATGGTTACAACGACGGCACAATCAAAGAACCCGAGCTCGACGAGTATTTCCTGCATGACCGAGGAGTACGAGAGTCGGGACATGATACCTCGTACAGGCTTGACAGAAAGTGTGCAGACTTGGCGACTGTTGATTTGAACTCCCTCTTGTACAAG TACGAATTCGATATTGCTTCAGCTATCCAGGTGGCCTTTGACGACGAACTCACTCTGgatgaagagtttgaaTTGTCTCCCTGGCCTATCACGGCTGAAGCCTTCAAGGCCGGTGCTCCTCGCCAGCTCTCGACCAAAACTCCTCAGACAAGCAGGCACTGGTTTGAGCGGGCGGCCCAACGCAAGGCAACCATGGATGAACTTTGCTGGAATGATGGACAGGGAATGTACTTTGACTATGACACCAAGCTCAGGAAGCAAACTCGATATGAGTCCGTTACTACGCTCTGGCCTTTGTGGGCAGGCTCTGCCTCGGAGGAACAAGCTTTGAAGCTTGT TCGCAACGCGTTACCCAAATTCGAAGTGGCTGGTGGTCTTGTATCTGGAACTGAAGAATCCCGTGGCGTGATCTCGTTGGACCGACCTAATCGTCAATGGG ACTACCCTTACGGCTGGCCGCCTCATCAGATTATGGCGTGGGTTGGGCTTGAACGTTACGGATTTGTAGACGATGCATCCAGACTTGCGTACAGGTGGATCTATAT GATGACTTTATCATTCATGGATTTCAATGGTATCGTTCCGGAGAAGTTTGACGTTGTCGAGCTTAGCCATATGGTAGATGCCGAGTA TGGCAATCAAGGTACTGATTTCCGATATGTGCCGAGAGAAGGTTTCGGGTGGATGAACGCTGCCTATCAAATCGGTCTTCAATGCCTGTCAACAGGTATGAGACGAGCCGTTGCTGCCTGTGTACCC CCTTGGGTTTTCTTCAACCTTCCTGCGCCGGACTTCACATCTGCCAGAAGGCGACGTGCTGAACGGGAAGCCCGGGATGCCGAAGCGGCCGCATCCGGCCATGGTGGTGCGCCAAAGAACGAAGTCCATAATGATCCTCCCTCCCTTGAACAGGCCATCGCCAGCCTCAAACTGGAATTAACTGCTCCGTATTCGAAATCGGTCAAGAAATAA
- a CDS encoding lysophospholipase — protein sequence MPLHNPIWEVIEPHLVRYNLYTVKDPTYGRYLLPHHPPHLDLVNDPSVSHNYRRVFLRPFNSFRSYHEAYDTTQIIHAEDISLTPEEIDSGARHGGRWVAYSTWEMHEPPEGGWEGGGRGEGRDLVLVHGLSDYGLRYAPHIKHFLKAGFRVIIPDLPSYGRSTGINSYLPSLLLLPAAVHVVLTDLVQNDLAQGREQRKVFLSGSSMGGWTVLYYLLKYPPTAQSEKVASQASKPDIAPPEEGFGQGYDRLERSRHDEKVRIHVAGAFVLCPMIEVSKESRPNILLEYIGRGVNSFAGSLPLAKAVRGNVSDDPRVEEDFFADPLCYHGMLRVGTGLACLEGMIELQERAEEIDVPIRLVHGNKDRATSHKGTLRLFDRLPNEDKEIEIYDGYEHVMLKLGVDAVDDEKRQRVLADWRSWLVQRC from the exons ATGCCACTTCACAATCCCATCTG GGAAGTTATCGAACCTCACCTTGTTCGCTACAACCTATACACTGTGAAAGATCCCA CTTATGGTCGCTatcttctccctcatcaCCCGCCTCATCTTGATTTGGTAAACGATCCTTCTGTTTCTCACAATTACCGTCGCGTCTTCTTGCGACCGTTCAATTCGTTTCGGTCGTATCACGAAGCCTATGACACAACGCAGATCATTCATGCCGAGGACATCTCACTTACGCCCGAAGAAATTGACTCTGGCGCCAGACACGGCGGGAGATGGGTGGCATATAGTACTTGGGAGATGCATGAACCACCTGAAGGTGGCTGGGAAGGAGGCGGTAGGGGTGAAGGCAGAGATTTAGTGCTTGTTCATG GACTGAGCGATTATGGATTGCGATACGCGCCACACATAAAGCACTTTTTGAAAGCAGGATTTAGAGTCATCATTCCTGATTTACCATCT TATGGTCGTTCCACTGG AATCAATTCctatcttccttctttgctgctgctcccCGCTGCAGTACATGTGGTATTGACGGATCTGGTCCAGAATGACCTGGCTCAAGGTCGAGAACAGCGTAAAGTGTTTCTCAGCGGGTC TTCAATGGGTGGCTGGACAGT ACTTTACTACCTCCTCAAATATCCTCCGACCGCACAGTCTGAAAAAGTTGCTTCTCAAGCATCGAAACCGGATATTGCGCCGCCTGAGGAAGGGTTCGGTCAAGGCTACGATCGACTTGAGCGTTCGCGTCACGACGAAAAGGTCAGGATACACGTGGCGGGCGCGTTTGTGCTGTGCCCAATGATTGAAG TATCAAAAGAGTCACGCCCGAATATCTTGCTCGAATATATCGGCCGTGGCGTGAACAGCTTTGCTGGAAGCTTGCCTCTCGCCAAAGCAGTTCGTGGCAATGTATCGGACGATCCAAGAGTCGAAGAGGACTTTTTTGCCGACC CATTATGCTATCACGGAATGCTCCGTGTCGGCACGGGTCTCGCGTGTCTGGAGGGCATGATCGAGTTGCAGGAGCGGGCAGAAGAAATTGATGTGCCTATTCGGCTTGTACATGGCAACAAGGATCGTGCTACCTCACACAAGGGGACGCTTAGGCTGTTTGACCGACTCCCGAAcgaagacaaggagattgagataTACGACGGGTATGAACATG TGATGCTCAAACTTGGTGTTGACGCCGTGGACGATGAAAAGCGGCAGCGTGTGCTTGCGGACTGGCGCTCATGGCTGGTGCAGCGGTGCTAG